A window of Flavobacterium flavigenum contains these coding sequences:
- a CDS encoding aceric acid hydrolase, translating to MKNLLNVSLGLLFVSTCMIAQNKGLVANSESPYSKLQSVGLQDVKWTNGFWKEQFDVETKNTLPYMWDLYHNDEVSHAYKNFEIAAGESKGTFKGPSFHDGDFYKIFEGMAATYAVTKDKKLDVEMDKAIVLFAKAQRKDGYLHTPVLIDERWGTLGPEEVKKQLGFEKYNMGHLMTAACIHYRATGKTNFLNIAKRVADFLYDFYKKASPELARNAICPSHYMGIVEMYRTTKNPKYLELANNLIDIRGTTEDGTDDNQDRIPFRQQTTAMGHAVRANYLYAGVADLYAETGEKKLLDNLESIWDDVTYRKMYITGACGSLYDGVSPDGTSYNPTDVQKIHQAYGRPFQLPNATAHTETCANIGNVLWNWRMLQITGDAKYADIVELALYNSVLSGIDLEGKKFFYNNPLNVSKDLPFKQRWSKEREGYIALSNCCAPNVTRTIAEVSNYAYNFSKEGLYVNLYGSNNLNSTTLAGEKIEIEQQTNYPWDGKVTLKIVKAPKDIYAFLLRIPGWSQGTTISINGKNSNEAITSGSYQKLAQKWKKGDIIELNIPMPVELMQANPLVEEVKNQVAVKRGPIVYCLESNQLPANTSINEVVLDVNSKFMTDFIKIQDRQLLSITASSSINNDTSWDKKLYKPLSAKDSKEFTVKLIPYFAWGNHGKGEMSVWLSH from the coding sequence ATGAAAAATTTATTAAATGTTTCTCTGGGACTTTTGTTTGTAAGCACTTGTATGATTGCCCAAAACAAAGGTCTGGTTGCCAATTCAGAAAGTCCTTACTCGAAATTACAGAGTGTAGGTTTACAGGATGTAAAATGGACCAACGGTTTTTGGAAAGAACAATTTGATGTAGAAACCAAAAATACGCTTCCGTACATGTGGGACTTGTATCACAACGATGAGGTTTCGCATGCGTACAAAAATTTTGAAATTGCAGCCGGGGAAAGCAAAGGAACTTTTAAAGGACCTTCTTTTCATGATGGTGATTTTTATAAAATTTTTGAAGGAATGGCAGCGACTTATGCCGTTACAAAAGATAAAAAACTCGATGTCGAAATGGATAAAGCGATTGTTCTTTTTGCGAAAGCACAGCGAAAAGACGGCTACCTGCATACTCCGGTTTTGATCGATGAACGCTGGGGAACATTGGGTCCGGAAGAAGTGAAAAAACAACTCGGTTTCGAAAAATACAATATGGGGCATTTAATGACAGCTGCCTGCATTCATTACCGTGCCACCGGAAAAACCAATTTTTTAAACATTGCAAAACGCGTTGCCGATTTCTTATATGATTTCTATAAAAAAGCATCACCTGAATTAGCACGAAATGCCATTTGCCCTTCGCATTATATGGGAATTGTCGAAATGTATCGCACGACTAAAAATCCAAAATATCTGGAATTGGCGAATAATCTAATCGATATCAGAGGAACTACCGAAGATGGAACCGATGACAATCAGGACAGGATTCCGTTTAGACAGCAGACAACCGCTATGGGACACGCCGTTAGAGCGAATTATCTGTACGCAGGTGTAGCTGATTTGTACGCTGAAACAGGAGAGAAAAAATTACTGGATAATTTAGAATCAATTTGGGATGATGTAACATATAGAAAAATGTACATCACAGGAGCCTGCGGTTCTTTATATGACGGGGTTTCTCCAGATGGTACTTCTTATAATCCCACTGATGTCCAAAAAATTCATCAGGCATACGGAAGACCTTTTCAATTGCCAAATGCTACCGCTCACACAGAAACCTGTGCTAATATTGGAAATGTATTATGGAACTGGAGAATGCTGCAGATTACAGGCGATGCTAAATATGCAGATATTGTAGAGTTAGCATTGTACAATAGTGTTCTTTCCGGAATTGATTTGGAAGGAAAAAAATTCTTTTATAACAATCCGCTAAATGTTTCCAAAGATTTGCCTTTTAAGCAAAGATGGAGCAAGGAAAGGGAAGGTTATATCGCTTTATCAAACTGCTGTGCGCCAAACGTAACTAGAACCATTGCTGAGGTGAGCAATTATGCATACAACTTTTCGAAAGAAGGTTTGTATGTAAATTTATACGGAAGTAATAATCTGAATTCAACCACACTTGCAGGAGAAAAAATCGAAATTGAACAGCAGACAAATTATCCGTGGGATGGAAAAGTTACTTTGAAAATCGTAAAAGCGCCGAAAGATATTTATGCTTTTTTATTGAGAATTCCGGGATGGAGCCAGGGAACAACAATTTCAATCAATGGCAAAAATAGCAACGAAGCTATAACTTCAGGGTCCTACCAAAAATTAGCACAAAAATGGAAAAAGGGTGATATTATCGAATTGAATATCCCAATGCCGGTTGAATTGATGCAGGCGAATCCATTAGTAGAAGAAGTGAAAAATCAGGTGGCTGTAAAAAGAGGCCCAATTGTTTATTGTCTGGAATCTAATCAGCTTCCTGCGAATACAAGTATAAACGAAGTAGTTTTAGATGTCAATTCTAAATTTATGACAGATTTTATCAAAATTCAGGACAGACAATTGTTAAGTATAACGGCCAGTTCATCCATCAATAATGACACTTCATGGGATAAAAAGCTTTATAAACCGCTTTCGGCAAAAGATAGCAAAGAGTTTACTGTGAAATTAATTCCGTATTTTGCGTGGGGAAATCATGGTAAGGGCGAAATGTCTGTCTGGCTTTCACATTAA
- a CDS encoding pectate lyase family protein, which translates to MIKKLISAAVLATLLSANVQAQSVGKTTEKQIVKVDFDFFQRRLEEVHAPGYDSWVVNDMKEDQKVFNGVTFKLKGNFSSKWYKVGMNAPFYNRLGADGLVTAENLEMKISGLKPGKHTLLTFHNAFDVITGKTFSPIKILVNGKLQETVNASQRANAKIDATMAYVTFNAVKGKEVVIRFEIDPTTNPDIVKQIVINGFEIDTPNLMNQARSPKPENANEHVVTADKKVLLEWDASKNAVTHKLFFGEDKNAVANATESSKEFKGKLTDRTFSVSDLYSGSTYYWRVDEVDAKGNVTLGNVWSFKPAQLAFPGAEGYGRFAVGGRGGKVVEVTNLNDDGPGSLRDAINQQIGPRTIVFNVSGNIQLKSRLVVNQPYITIAGQTAPGEGITISRAPIGLTGNDGVIRFLKVRIGGGTTFDGMGLTGADYSIIDHCSISWTIDESFSSRGAHHITLQRTLISEALNVAGHDKYEAGKMHGYAATIGGDIGSFHHNLLAHNYGRNWSIGGGLSGDGFYTGRLDIRNNVVYNWGKRTTDGGANEVNFVNNFYKPGTSTGIFVALNAQHEGVGKGMQRYFFDGNVMPGYFDEKSQEKGRKRTITNNDKVDYETFVDKPFFESYVNTQSAKGAYKNVLSDVGANQPFFDKHDNRIVEETLKGTFTYKGSKSGLGGMIDNEEDAGGWPNFSSETRPADWDTDHDGLPDWWEKAFGLNENSKAGDFSDANADLDEDGFTQLDNYLDWMAQPHFFVKSGEQTVLNAADYFKGYEASPVFTFSDLTNGRVILKGKEVQFTPIESGFASFVLTVKDADGDTMSRTINFLVK; encoded by the coding sequence ATGATTAAAAAATTAATAAGTGCTGCTGTTTTGGCAACGCTTTTATCAGCAAATGTACAGGCACAATCGGTTGGAAAAACAACTGAAAAACAAATTGTAAAAGTTGATTTTGACTTTTTTCAGAGAAGACTTGAAGAAGTTCATGCTCCGGGCTATGATTCGTGGGTGGTAAATGATATGAAAGAAGACCAAAAAGTTTTTAACGGTGTGACATTTAAACTGAAAGGCAACTTCAGTTCGAAATGGTATAAAGTAGGTATGAATGCACCGTTTTACAATAGATTAGGTGCTGACGGACTGGTTACAGCTGAAAATCTGGAAATGAAAATTAGCGGGTTAAAGCCGGGAAAACACACGCTTTTAACTTTTCACAATGCTTTTGATGTCATTACCGGAAAAACTTTCTCACCGATAAAAATCTTGGTAAACGGAAAACTTCAGGAAACGGTAAATGCTAGTCAGAGAGCTAATGCAAAAATTGATGCTACAATGGCTTATGTCACTTTCAATGCTGTAAAAGGGAAAGAGGTTGTTATTCGTTTTGAAATTGATCCGACCACAAATCCGGATATTGTAAAACAAATAGTAATCAATGGTTTTGAAATTGATACGCCAAATTTAATGAATCAGGCGCGTTCTCCAAAACCGGAAAATGCAAATGAACATGTCGTTACAGCGGATAAAAAGGTTTTATTGGAATGGGATGCTTCAAAAAATGCAGTTACACATAAATTGTTTTTTGGCGAAGATAAAAATGCTGTTGCCAATGCTACTGAATCTTCAAAGGAATTCAAAGGTAAATTAACTGACAGAACATTTTCAGTTTCTGATTTATACAGCGGTTCAACGTATTATTGGAGAGTTGACGAAGTAGACGCCAAAGGAAATGTGACTTTAGGAAATGTATGGTCATTCAAACCGGCTCAATTGGCTTTTCCTGGAGCAGAAGGTTACGGGCGTTTTGCCGTTGGAGGGCGTGGCGGAAAAGTAGTTGAAGTAACCAATCTAAACGACGATGGACCTGGAAGTTTACGTGACGCCATTAATCAGCAAATCGGACCGAGAACTATTGTGTTTAACGTTTCAGGTAATATTCAGTTGAAATCAAGATTAGTGGTCAATCAGCCTTACATTACTATTGCAGGACAGACAGCTCCCGGCGAGGGAATTACGATTAGCCGTGCACCAATTGGTTTAACGGGAAATGATGGCGTAATTCGATTTTTAAAAGTAAGAATCGGAGGCGGAACTACTTTTGACGGTATGGGTTTAACAGGGGCAGATTATAGTATTATCGACCACTGTTCAATCAGCTGGACAATTGATGAATCGTTTAGTTCGCGTGGTGCGCATCATATCACATTGCAGAGAACTTTAATTTCAGAAGCTTTGAATGTAGCCGGACACGATAAATACGAGGCCGGAAAAATGCACGGTTATGCAGCAACGATTGGTGGTGATATCGGAAGTTTTCACCATAATTTACTGGCACATAATTACGGAAGAAACTGGAGTATTGGAGGAGGTTTAAGTGGTGACGGATTTTATACAGGAAGACTTGACATTAGAAATAATGTCGTTTACAACTGGGGAAAAAGAACTACTGACGGCGGAGCAAATGAAGTTAATTTTGTGAATAATTTCTATAAACCGGGCACTTCAACAGGAATTTTCGTTGCACTTAATGCACAGCATGAAGGGGTTGGAAAAGGAATGCAGCGTTATTTCTTTGACGGAAATGTAATGCCAGGTTATTTTGATGAGAAATCTCAGGAAAAAGGCAGAAAAAGAACTATTACCAATAACGACAAAGTAGACTATGAGACATTTGTAGATAAACCTTTCTTCGAGTCTTATGTAAATACCCAGTCAGCCAAAGGAGCTTATAAAAATGTACTTTCGGATGTTGGTGCGAATCAGCCATTTTTTGATAAGCATGATAACCGCATTGTAGAGGAGACTTTAAAAGGAACTTTTACGTATAAAGGAAGTAAAAGCGGTCTTGGCGGAATGATTGATAATGAAGAAGATGCAGGAGGATGGCCAAACTTTTCATCAGAAACCCGTCCTGCAGACTGGGACACTGATCATGATGGCTTGCCAGACTGGTGGGAAAAAGCATTTGGTTTAAATGAAAATTCCAAAGCGGGAGATTTTTCAGATGCTAATGCGGATTTAGACGAAGACGGATTTACACAATTAGATAATTATTTAGACTGGATGGCACAGCCACATTTCTTTGTGAAATCTGGAGAGCAAACCGTTTTAAATGCTGCGGATTATTTTAAAGGATACGAAGCAAGTCCGGTATTTACTTTTTCGGATCTTACTAATGGACGAGTAATCTTAAAAGGAAAAGAAGTTCAGTTTACGCCTATTGAATCAGGATTCGCATCTTTTGTATTAACAGTTAAAGATGCTGATGGTGATACAATGAGCAGAACAATTAATTTCCTGGTGAAGTAA
- a CDS encoding DUF5703 domain-containing protein, producing the protein MKNLILLFSLFTTLCIKAQIPVLDTYNQVWTTQSQNSSESMPLGGGDIGMNVWVEKGDLYFYFSRSGTFDEHNTLLKLGRVKVSLTPNPFKDNEGFHQELKLKDGYILVGQNDTKIKLWVDVFNPMIHLDLESKTPLKMTASYESWRHQNRISKGKENNANSYKWAPQGDVVIFKDSIAFENNGVKFYHRNREQTVFDVAVKQQKMGSVKDQMLNPIANLTFGGMMTGENLKPDGTYLGKYQDTDFKGFNLSSIKPSKKQSLEIYLNTSQSDFSTWNNGLKTLIAENKKTSKQAEKNTIIWWNNFWNRSFIYTQKNQSTTKDSVYQIGQNYQLFRYMLGCNAYGKYPTKFNGGLFTVDPVYTNKDLSFTPDFRNWGGGTMTAQNQRLVYHPMVKSGDFDMMKSQLDYYLSLQKNAELRSKVYWNHNGASFTEQLENFGLPNPAEYEWKRPADYDPGMEYNAWLEYEWDTVFEFCQMMLKQKEYAGEDIQKYNPFIISCLRFFDEHYQYLAKQRGRKALDGNGKLILYPGSGAETYKMANNANSTISALTVITENLLNLSANELSKEDVEYLKAFQNRIPPLNFGQIENHKVLLPAKTWERVNNTEVPQLYPVYPWGIYGVGKPDLETALNTWKYDPDAIKFRSHIGWKQDNIFSARLGLTEEAMKYNLLKMTNSERRFPTFWGPGFDWVPDHNWGGAGMIGMQEMLLQEADGKIYLFPAWPKEWNVHFKLHAKQNTTVEVELINGELKVFRVIPEERKKDIINLLGISTEEKKKLH; encoded by the coding sequence ATGAAAAATTTAATACTTCTATTTTCTCTATTCACTACGCTTTGTATCAAAGCGCAAATTCCTGTGCTCGATACTTACAATCAGGTTTGGACAACTCAGAGCCAGAATTCCTCAGAATCAATGCCATTGGGCGGCGGTGATATAGGGATGAATGTCTGGGTAGAGAAAGGCGATTTGTATTTTTATTTCTCTCGAAGCGGGACTTTTGACGAACATAATACTTTATTGAAACTGGGTCGTGTAAAAGTAAGTTTAACCCCAAATCCGTTTAAGGATAATGAAGGTTTTCATCAGGAATTAAAACTCAAAGACGGTTATATTTTAGTGGGGCAAAATGATACGAAAATCAAACTTTGGGTTGATGTTTTTAATCCGATGATTCATTTGGATTTAGAAAGTAAAACGCCGTTGAAAATGACGGCTTCTTATGAAAGCTGGCGTCATCAGAATCGTATTTCAAAAGGAAAAGAAAACAATGCCAATTCCTATAAATGGGCGCCTCAGGGCGATGTTGTGATTTTTAAAGATTCTATTGCTTTTGAAAATAATGGAGTGAAATTTTACCACAGAAATCGTGAGCAAACCGTTTTTGATGTAGCGGTGAAACAACAGAAAATGGGATCAGTAAAAGACCAGATGCTGAATCCTATTGCCAATCTGACTTTTGGAGGAATGATGACTGGCGAAAACCTGAAACCTGATGGCACCTATCTTGGGAAATATCAGGATACCGATTTCAAAGGATTTAATCTTTCGAGCATAAAACCTTCCAAAAAACAATCTTTAGAAATTTATTTAAACACCAGTCAATCTGATTTTTCAACTTGGAATAACGGATTGAAAACTTTGATCGCTGAAAATAAAAAGACTTCAAAACAAGCAGAAAAAAACACTATAATATGGTGGAATAATTTCTGGAACCGGAGTTTTATTTATACGCAAAAAAATCAATCGACTACTAAAGATTCGGTATATCAGATTGGGCAGAATTATCAGTTGTTCCGATACATGCTCGGATGTAATGCATACGGGAAATATCCAACCAAATTCAACGGCGGACTTTTTACAGTTGATCCCGTTTATACCAACAAAGACCTTAGTTTTACTCCTGATTTTAGAAACTGGGGAGGAGGAACAATGACAGCTCAAAACCAGCGATTGGTTTATCATCCGATGGTAAAAAGCGGTGATTTTGATATGATGAAATCCCAGCTGGATTATTATTTAAGCCTTCAGAAAAATGCCGAATTAAGAAGCAAAGTCTATTGGAACCACAACGGAGCATCTTTTACAGAACAATTAGAAAATTTTGGTTTGCCCAATCCTGCAGAATACGAATGGAAACGCCCTGCAGATTACGATCCGGGAATGGAATACAACGCCTGGCTCGAATACGAATGGGACACGGTTTTTGAATTCTGCCAGATGATGTTAAAACAGAAAGAATATGCAGGCGAAGATATTCAGAAATACAATCCATTTATCATTAGCTGTCTTCGGTTTTTTGATGAACATTATCAGTATTTAGCCAAACAAAGAGGAAGAAAAGCATTAGATGGAAACGGGAAGTTAATTCTTTATCCAGGTTCAGGTGCTGAAACGTATAAAATGGCTAACAATGCAAATAGCACGATTTCGGCTCTGACCGTAATTACAGAAAATCTTTTAAACCTTTCGGCGAATGAATTGTCAAAAGAAGACGTTGAATATTTAAAAGCATTTCAAAATAGAATTCCACCTTTAAATTTTGGGCAGATTGAGAATCATAAAGTTTTGCTTCCTGCTAAAACCTGGGAGCGGGTTAACAATACTGAAGTACCGCAATTATATCCCGTTTATCCGTGGGGAATTTACGGCGTTGGAAAACCTGATTTGGAAACGGCTTTGAATACATGGAAATATGATCCTGATGCGATAAAATTCAGAAGTCACATTGGTTGGAAACAGGATAATATTTTTTCTGCCCGTTTGGGATTGACTGAAGAAGCAATGAAATATAATCTGCTAAAAATGACCAATTCAGAAAGACGTTTCCCGACATTCTGGGGACCAGGTTTTGACTGGGTTCCGGACCACAACTGGGGCGGAGCAGGTATGATCGGGATGCAGGAAATGCTTTTGCAGGAAGCCGATGGCAAAATTTACCTTTTTCCGGCCTGGCCAAAAGAATGGAATGTACATTTTAAATTACATGCAAAACAAAATACAACTGTCGAAGTCGAACTTATTAATGGAGAATTAAAAGTTTTTAGGGTGATTCCAGAAGAAAGAAAAAAAGACATTATTAATCTGTTAGGGATTTCAACAGAAGAAAAGAAAAAATTACACTAA
- a CDS encoding sialate O-acetylesterase, which yields MRNFRNSIIALFVFLASLQINANIKLPALFTDNMMLQQKSNAPIWGWAEKNASVMIKTSWNSKIYKTKADASGKWKTALQTPTAGGPFTIEVTEGKEKITIQNILIGEVWLCSGQSNMEMPLKGFQGQPVKNGNEIIVRSTNKNIRLITIPRATVLEPKDDFEGKWEVASPKSTSNFSATAWYFGSLLQEVLNVPVGLIHVSYGGSSMEAWMNQEMLKDFASAKIPTTKEELAKDPNRVPTTLFNGMLSPVIGYGIKGCIWYQGESNYERASEYTALMKKMVSSWRALWKLGDFPFYYAQIAPFNYASFHPKDYLEKYNSAYLREAQLKASAAIPNSGMAVLMDVGEENNIHPMDKEKGGNRLAFQALARTYGIEGFEFESPKYKSMEIKDGAVTVSFDNVENGITAYDKEVLGFELAGEDKVFYPAKTVVRRKSVVLTSDKVAKPVAIRYLWKDFAKAELFSGGGLPVSSFRTDEW from the coding sequence ATGAGAAATTTTAGAAATTCAATTATTGCACTTTTTGTGTTTTTAGCAAGTTTACAAATCAATGCAAACATCAAACTACCTGCATTGTTTACGGACAATATGATGTTGCAACAAAAATCAAACGCACCAATTTGGGGCTGGGCAGAAAAGAACGCCAGTGTTATGATCAAAACATCGTGGAATTCTAAAATTTACAAAACTAAAGCCGATGCTTCCGGTAAATGGAAAACAGCATTGCAAACGCCAACTGCAGGCGGTCCGTTTACAATTGAAGTTACTGAAGGAAAAGAAAAAATTACAATCCAAAATATTTTGATCGGCGAAGTTTGGCTGTGTTCCGGACAATCGAATATGGAAATGCCTTTGAAAGGATTTCAGGGACAGCCCGTTAAAAACGGAAACGAAATAATCGTTAGATCAACCAATAAAAATATTCGGTTAATTACGATTCCGCGTGCGACAGTTTTAGAACCAAAAGATGATTTTGAAGGAAAATGGGAAGTGGCTTCGCCAAAATCGACTTCGAATTTTAGTGCAACGGCCTGGTATTTCGGATCACTTTTACAGGAAGTTTTAAATGTGCCCGTAGGATTAATTCACGTTTCGTACGGAGGATCAAGTATGGAAGCGTGGATGAATCAGGAAATGCTGAAAGATTTTGCGAGCGCTAAAATTCCGACTACAAAAGAAGAATTGGCAAAAGACCCAAACCGAGTTCCTACGACTCTGTTTAACGGAATGCTTTCGCCGGTTATTGGTTACGGAATCAAAGGTTGTATCTGGTACCAAGGAGAATCGAATTACGAAAGAGCTTCTGAATATACTGCTTTGATGAAAAAGATGGTTTCAAGCTGGAGAGCACTTTGGAAACTAGGCGATTTTCCGTTTTACTACGCTCAGATTGCACCGTTTAATTATGCATCTTTTCATCCAAAAGATTATCTGGAAAAATACAATTCGGCTTATTTGAGAGAAGCGCAATTGAAGGCTTCGGCAGCAATTCCAAATTCAGGAATGGCAGTTTTGATGGACGTTGGCGAAGAAAATAACATTCACCCAATGGACAAGGAAAAAGGAGGAAACCGACTGGCTTTTCAGGCTTTGGCAAGAACCTATGGAATAGAAGGCTTTGAATTTGAAAGCCCAAAATACAAATCGATGGAAATAAAAGATGGAGCTGTAACGGTTTCTTTTGATAATGTGGAAAATGGAATAACGGCTTATGATAAGGAAGTTTTAGGTTTTGAATTGGCTGGAGAGGACAAGGTTTTTTATCCGGCCAAAACAGTGGTGAGAAGAAAATCGGTGGTGCTGACTTCGGATAAAGTAGCGAAGCCTGTAGCTATTCGTTACTTGTGGAAAGATTTCGCTAAAGCAGAATTGTTTAGTGGCGGCGGTTTGCCGGTTTCTTCGTTTAGGACGGATGAATGGTAG